A part of Astatotilapia calliptera chromosome 15, fAstCal1.2, whole genome shotgun sequence genomic DNA contains:
- the LOC113006620 gene encoding claudin-20-like: MLSAAIQILAFALALLGVLGAVVATLMPNWKVSINVWTSIMTPISQMQGLWMDCVWYSSGIFSCTVKNSVLSLPPHLQAARTGMVLSCVVALFGLCLATLGLKCTRWGGSHRAKGHTAIAAGGCFILASLLCLVPASWFTNEVITAFLTTDLPDSSKYQPGGALCVTFISAGFLLAGGVIFCLSCPGKRTRRPDCASPADPDRFTLHPDERRRRGLQVERNQPKNRKKTVQLQVDSVKLEKPTPRKRQEHHSSPSKLPQTDIKDSYSLQEYV; encoded by the coding sequence ATGCTGTCCGCCGCTATTCAGATCCTGGCGTTCGCCCTGGCACTCCTGGGCGTCCTCGGTGCTGTCGTGGCCACCCTGATGCCCAACTGGAAGGTGAGCATCAACGTGTGGACCAGCATCATGACCCCGATATCGCAGATGCAGGGTCTGTGGATGGATTGCGTGTGGTACAGCTCCGGCATCTTCAGCTGTACCGTAAAGAACTCGGTGCTGTCGCTGCCGCCGCACCTGCAGGCCGCGCGGACTGGCATGGTCCTGTCCTGCGTAGTGGCACTGTTCGGACTCTGTCTCGCCACTTTGGGGCTCAAATGTACTCGCTGGGGGGGCAGCCACAGAGCAAAGGGGCACACAGCCATCGCTGCGGGGGGCTGCTTCATCCTGGCCAGCCTCCTCTGCCTCGTACCCGCGTCCTGGTTCACCAACGAAGTCATCACTGCCTTCCTGACCACAGACCTACCGGACAGCAGTAAATATCAGCCCGGCGGAGCTCTGTGCGTCACGTTCATCTCTGCTGGATTCCTCCTGGCCGGGGGggtcattttttgtttgtcgTGTCCCGGAAAGAGAACGAGGCGACCGGATTGCGCTTCCCCCGCCGACCCCGACAGATTCACGCTGCACCCAGATGAGCGGAGGAGGCGGGGGCTGCAAGTAGAACGCAATCAGccgaaaaacagaaagaagacgGTCCAGCTGCAGGTAGACAGCGTGAAGCTGGAGAAACCCACGCCGCGCAAGAGACAGGAGCATCACTCGTCTCCATCCAAACTCCCTCAAACAGACATCAAGGACAGCTACAGCCTGCAGGAGTACGTCTGA